From the genome of Bos mutus isolate GX-2022 chromosome 2, NWIPB_WYAK_1.1, whole genome shotgun sequence:
ATTTTTAGGACATAATCTATTAAAAAAACTCTATGGCCACAGGAAGGACAGATATTTATGGTAAAAACAAGAAGACAAGGCAAAGACAGAAAAGAATTTCACAAAAAAAGTGAGAATCATTACCTCATTTTGCTGAGCTTAGTAGGCAAAATGCCCTCCATCATTTTTCTTGGATAACTTTGAATAAAATATCCATGTGTGActatattaaaaaatggaaaaagatacttAAAGTCAGAGCATGAGAACCAGAGGGAAGTACCATAAAGCCCAGGTGCCAAAGAGAGAGCACAgtacagatggatggatggagagcaGTCTCAGCAGTGGGAACAAGCAGATGCCCAGCAGCACCTTCAGACCAGCTCACCTAGTGGCAGCATTGCTTCTGGCAGCTGCACTTCTGCTGACAACAGCTCTTCTGCTGGCAACAGCCCTTCCCACCACCGCAGCCACACGAGTTGCAGCTGCAGGTGCGGCGGTGGCAGCAGACCACGGGGACGCTGCAGCAGCCCccacagcagccatagcagcaggggcagcagctggtgCAGCAGCCCACCCGGTAGCATCTGCAGCTGTTGCAGCCGCCACAGCCACCACCGCAGCCACCACCGCAGCCACCGCCGCAGCCACCACCGCAGCCACCGCCGCAGCCACCACAACTTCCACAACCACAGCAGCCCATGGTGTCAGTAGAGAGGACTTGGATTCAGGAGAGGTGAGGAGGGAGTCTCAGGATGTGAGGGAGGTTGAATGTCACCTTCTTCTAGGGGGACCCTTATATACCATCTTCAGGAGctgagccaagaatatacaggTTGTGCCTTGTTGTTCATCCCACTTCCTCTAAGATACCTCACAAGACTCTGACATCCTTCCTTGTTGAGACTGTGTCCAGTTACTATTGCTATTTTAACCATTACCTGTCTCTTAAAGCTATATTTGGATTAGAACACACTTCGAACAGCTTTGCGCTCCTAAGAACTTACACGTGTATGTATGTTTTGCCCCAGGGACTAGAATAGTGCCTGACCCATTGTACATATTCAACAGCCAGCTGTTGTATTAAATGCCTGAAATATTTAAGAACTATCCTCATTTTTTATAACCGTGACAGTTTGCATCTGGAGTCAGGTAAAAGTCCCATTTTTTAACATATGCTTCTTAGTTACCACAGATTAGGAAAAAAGATTGTTTTTCTATCTGCTGAGATTCACTGCTTATCCACTAAGTTACAAAAACCTCTTGGAAGAATAAGTGAAAAACCAGACCCCAAACAGAAAGAGCATCCTTAACATCTCACCTTAAAACGCAGGTATGGTTTCCAGTCCAATTTAACAGAGTAGAAAGACACACactcctctcctcctccaagaacaccaaaattgcaactagctgttgaacaaccatcaacaggagggcACTGGAACCCATCAAATAAAAAcaccccatgtccaaagacaaagaaggagcTGCAGCGAGACAGTAGCAGGAGCACAATCACAatcaaatcaaatcccatatcctCCATGtgagtgacccacaaactggagaacaataataccaaaggaGTTCTCACACTGTTCTGATAGTTCtgaaccccacatcaggctttccagcctggggatctgacaaaggaactgggaatccccagggaatctaaTCTTaaagccagtgggatttgattatagaacttccaGAGGACTGGGGAAAATAGAGACTCCAGTCTtcaagggcacaaacaaaattttgcatgcaccaagacccagaggaaaggaacagctaacccacaggagactgaaccaaaactacctgttagtgttggagggcctcctgtggaggcatgggtcagcaggggCTACCACAGGGACCAGGGCACAGGCATTATAAGGCCAGGAAGGTCCTCCTTGGTGTAAACTCTCTCGGAGTTCACCATTAACTCTACCATAGAGCCcatagaccccagggctgggtcacctcaggccaaacaactacaaGGGAGGGAGTGGAacccccacccatcagcagataattggattaaaactttactgagcaaggccctgcacaccagagcaagacccagtttttcccatcaccagtctctcccatcaacaAACTTACACAAGATTCTTAGCCCCATCCATCAGAAAGCAGACAGAAGAAGAAGCATAGTCTCacagcagctaaaacaaaaaccatattacagaaagttaatcatgatgaaaaagcagaatgTTATGTCCTAAAcaagataaaactccagaaaaacaactaaatgaagtggagataagcaaccttccagaaaaagaattcagagtaatatAGTGAAGATGATTctggatctcagaaaaagaatggaggcaaagactgagaagatgcaagaaatgtttaccaaagacctgctgctgctaagtcacttcagtcgtgtctgactctgtgcgaccccatagacagcagcccaccaggctccccgtccctgggattctccaggcaagaacactggagtgggttgccatttccttccccaatgcatgaaagtgaaaagtgaaagtgaaatcgctcagtcaagtccgaatcttagcaaccccatgggctgcagcctaccaggctcctccgtccatgggattttccaggcaagagtactggagtggggtgccatttccttctctgcagttAGGTTCACTGCAATAATAAAAACAGCTTCTTATTAAAACTTTTCATCCTCTCTACAGAGAAGCTGTAAAGTTAGGCaaagttcccaggtggctcactggtaaagaattcacctgccaatgcaggagacacgggttcaatccctggtctgggaagatcccacatgttgtgaagcaactaagcccttgtgccacaactattgagcctgtgctctagagcctgggaagcaCAACTACCAAAGCCTGTGTGTCCTAGAGCCCCAActccacagcaaaagaagccactgcagtgaaaagcctgcacaccacaactagagagtacccgccccccaaaactagagaaagccctcgtgcagcaatgaagaccccgtaagcctaaataaataaattttaaaaatttaaaaacaaaattgcttaccaaagacttagaagaactaaataaagaaccaacaaacagagatgaataatacgcTAGAAGGAATGGATAGCAGAATAATTGAggcagaatggataaatgacctgaAGGACAGAATGGTGTAAACCACAGCCCCAgagcagaatatagaaaaaagaatgaaaagaaatgcagactgcctaagagacctctggggcaaCATTAAaagcaccaacattcacattataggagtcccaggaggaagaagagagagagaaaggacctgagaaaatatttgaagagataatagctgaaaacttcctgagcatgggaaaggaaatagtcaaccaagtccaggaagcacagagagtcccacgAAAgacaaacccaaggaggaacacaccaagacacatagtaatcaaactggcaaaaattaaagacagagataaaatactaaaaacaacaagggaaaaacGACAACATACAAAGAATCTCTcgtcaggctatcagctgatttctcaacagaaattctacaagccagaagggaatagcatgatatatttaaagtgatgaaagggaagaacctacaaccaagaatactctatccagcaagactctccttcagatttgaaggagaaatgaaaagctctccagacaagcaaaagttaagagaatttagcaccaccaaaccagctttacaataaatgctaaaggaacttctctaggcaggaaacaagagaaggaaaagacagaaataaagccaaaaaaatacagaaaataaaccccaaacaattaagaaaacagtgaTAGGATCATGTATATCAATAATtagcttaaatgtaaatggactaaattcaCCAACCAAAAaacatagactggctgggtggatgaaaacataCGCACATATGTACtcccacttaccacatcactctgctcgGCAGCCTCCCCGCCACCAaactgtatgtaattattttatattgttgttaatcatgttcccattatggcttgtaattataattatcttttttttgggggtctggctattgattgtgaaaactgataaaacatcttttactattgtgattatgtttaaaaaaaaaaaaagcacagctaTGCTTTCTCTGGCTCCCTGAGgtccttattttataaaaattgactGTTCATTAAAGATTACCCTGcccctgccaaaaaaagaaaacttgtgtGATGTCAGATGCTAAAACAATAATTTTGTGTAGCCCACACCTAACATCTGCTAGGAGGAAGTTCCTCCTTGTCATTTGTCTGTTAAATAATTGGGTAAACAAAAATAAGAGAGATTTCATCCAGTGGCTGGCCTTTTCCCATGCCTCTCTGGGTTTGAGACGTGGGGCCAGCCCATCGGTTCAGTCCAAAAATGGCCCAGGGGAATGTTTATCTGAAGTGACTGGTGTCCATCCAGCTGGCTCTGCGGGTATAGTTTCCTTCTTTCACCCCAAGTAGCTTGCAGGTATAAACAGTAGTCCCCCTTGCTTGACTGTGTTGAGAATTGAGGCCTGCCCAGCTAGTCCAGGAACTCCAAAGAGCTCACTGCCAGTCTTTCTTGGGACTTACACTGCAGCTTCTGTATCAGAGACACCTGGGCTTGGGCAGGTCCGTGCTTCTCCCAGGACATTGGTATCCCTGGATTGACAACTGGCATCTCTTTGTTAAGTCTACCTTTTGAAAGCTAGAGAAGGAAATCTTAACATGCCCTCCTCCTTTGATTTACTTCTCACCATTGAGCAGTCTCTCCCAGCTCCCCATTTCTGTTGCCCAGCGTCGTGGAAAAACTCTGGGGCACTCGTGGGAGCTCTTCAACTCTTCACTCATGTGATCTCTAGGCTGGTCATTTCTGACACACAGGCAACATTCTGAAGCCCCTGAGGCTGCTTTTTCCCTGCACCTTGGCCAtcacttttccatttctaaacTAAAGATCTGATACACAAGTACTTCATTCCCAACAGAAAACTCAAAGTTATGAGGCTGCTATTCTAAAAATAGCAAGTTATCATGGCACGGGTATTCAAGGAAGTAAACAAAAAGTCTTGTGAGACTCTTCCAGGGAAACTGGGccaaaaaacaggaaaaggtGTCAGTATATAAGGGTCTCCCCCAGCAGAAGGCGACATCCAAcctcccacatctcctgagtctccctcCTCACCTCTTCTGAGTCCTCTCTACTAACACCATGGGCTGCTGTGGTTGTGGAAGTTGTGGTGGCTGTGGCGGTGGCTGTGGTGGTGGCTGTGGCAGTGGCTGTGGAGGTGGCTGCGGCGGTGGCTGCGGTGGTGGCTGTGGCAGCTGCAACAGCTGCAGATGCTACCGGGTGGGCTGCTGcaccagctgctgcccctgctgctatggctgctgcggGGGCTGCTGCAGCGTCCCCGTGGTCTGCTGCCACCGCCGCACCTGCAGCTGCAACTCGTGTGGCTGCGGTGGTGGGAAGGGCTGTTGCCAGCAGAAGAGCTGTTGTCAGCAGAAGAGCTGTTGTCAGCAGAAGTGCAGCTGCCAGAAGCAATGCTGCCACTAGGTGAGCTGGTCTGAAGGTGCTGCTGGGCATCTGCTTGCTCCCACAGCACAGGCAGTGGGAGCACTACCTCCATCCATCTGTCTACTCTGCACTGTCTCTACTCTGCCACTTGAGCTTCTTAGGAATTTTCTCTTTGGTTGTGTATATCATACTTTGAGGCTTCAGTGATTCTTCATTTCTTGAGAGTGATGGCAGGACATCTTATACAATGACATCCAGTGGGAAAAGATGGAGCTGCTGTTCATCAGTAGCAGTAGCACTTAGCAGATGCTGACGGTATGGTGGTTGTTGAGACCAACTTCTCTCAATTCAATCTTGTCTGCTTCTCCCAGATCTGTTACCCTGCTGTGTAGGATTTAGACTCTGTGTTGGGACTGTTTTAGtatcttctctttttgctttgaGCAGTTCAAGTCTTCATACCTTTAAAGTGTTTAAACCCACGGGAATAATTAAATTCAAAGCTGTGAGCACCTCTAAGCATCTGATAGCAGCCCATAGCCCTGATCTCAGACTAGTAGGATTGAGATCCTCAATATTTTGACCTGTAGCAGGTGTTCATTGTTTATGTCCACCAAGTTTTGCCTTTGCCATCTCTAAGCACAACGGATTCCTGATTTTGCAATGCTTGCTTTATATTTCTAGTTATTACATTGCCATCTTCTaaatgtcaaataaaataaactaaatcaTCCTCAAAATATTGACTCATGAGATCTTCTTACTTGGTGGTAACCTCTGAGGGAAGATGGAGAGGTAATGTTGAATAATGAGGAAAGAGACCTCCCTTGCTCGCTTGAATTGATTGTGAGCACAAACTACTTTGATGGAAGACCTacattaataaacattaaaattttaagtgatttgTCTGTTTCTCATCTATTTTGTGACCTGATTATTTTTTCAAGGATATCTTAAATGAACTGACAATAAGAGCCAAAAACACACAAAGCTGGACAAAGTTTATCTTGGCTGTCAGAATTTCTGCCATTGTGATCCATGCATATTTCCTTCTCGG
Proteins encoded in this window:
- the LOC138984755 gene encoding small cysteine and glycine repeat-containing protein 7-like — protein: MGCCGCGSCGGCGGGCGGGCGSGCGGGCGGGCGGGCGSCNSCRCYRVGCCTSCCPCCYGCCGGCCSVPVVCCHRRTCSCNSCGCGGGKGCCQQKSCCQQKSCCQQKCSCQKQCCH
- the LOC138984754 gene encoding small cysteine and glycine repeat-containing protein 7-like, with the protein product MGCCGCGSCGGCGGGCGGGCGGGCGGGCGGGCGGCNSCRCYRVGCCTSCCPCCYGCCGGCCSVPVVCCHRRTCSCNSCGCGGGKGCCQQKSCCQQKCSCQKQCCH